A region of Desulfobacterales bacterium DNA encodes the following proteins:
- a CDS encoding PilZ domain-containing protein, with protein sequence MEEEGSNVCIFTTPLYLKTFELDGVSAKSVALPLQEMVKAYMTDGCPNDICIMPYVEKFKNLLATFRTKNCSGTVIFVTESAIEPNIMYEVHKSGAILIDTRFERSNFIKFLLVFLIEGYKATGAFKANDRFSEDVGIAKAIQNAYSGDEVTPKFQSYAPISADLQKALDDVGDNQPEKISIAELVNQKEFIEADFTMGFEIKSRKEKRKLPLSAMVKLSHVRQETSPTAYFKIYFKEFHPDASYGFMREISRVIYPKELDEALNSSNPSSKFTNIVQVMFKTGKLTRSVNTVPMFEDNRIAFIPLNDAFLQKRRYLRMPPSVDSPLIAFVSSDQHATQAVSIIDISERGLSFWSPNLFQKGTEASVYLNWGNGDVVCRSISRFVMKDTKSDNLKIGLELFPHEKECARIREYVFRAQISIFKALREEREIET encoded by the coding sequence ATGGAGTTAGTGCAAAATCTGTAGCTCTTCCTCTACAAGAAATGGTTAAAGCATATATGACGGATGGCTGTCCGAATGATATATGCATAATGCCATACGTAGAAAAATTTAAAAATCTTCTTGCAACATTCAGGACTAAAAATTGTTCAGGTACTGTAATTTTTGTTACTGAATCGGCAATTGAACCAAACATTATGTATGAGGTTCATAAAAGCGGAGCTATCCTTATTGACACAAGGTTTGAGAGGTCTAATTTTATTAAGTTTTTACTGGTTTTTTTAATTGAAGGTTATAAAGCTACAGGAGCATTTAAAGCTAATGATAGATTTTCAGAGGATGTAGGAATAGCAAAAGCCATTCAGAATGCTTATTCTGGAGATGAAGTAACTCCAAAATTTCAATCATATGCACCTATATCCGCTGATCTTCAAAAAGCTTTAGATGATGTAGGAGATAATCAGCCTGAAAAGATTTCTATAGCTGAATTAGTTAATCAAAAAGAATTTATTGAAGCTGATTTTACTATGGGCTTTGAAATAAAAAGCCGTAAGGAAAAAAGGAAGTTACCTCTTTCAGCAATGGTTAAACTGTCCCATGTAAGACAAGAAACATCTCCAACCGCTTATTTTAAAATATATTTTAAAGAATTTCACCCTGATGCATCTTATGGGTTTATGAGGGAAATATCCCGAGTAATTTATCCAAAAGAATTGGATGAAGCTTTAAATTCTTCAAACCCTTCTTCGAAATTTACAAATATAGTTCAGGTCATGTTTAAAACTGGTAAACTAACCCGTAGTGTAAATACTGTTCCTATGTTTGAAGATAACAGAATAGCTTTTATACCTTTAAATGATGCATTTCTGCAAAAAAGACGCTATTTAAGAATGCCTCCATCAGTAGATAGTCCTTTAATTGCTTTTGTATCAAGTGATCAGCATGCAACTCAAGCTGTTTCGATTATAGATATATCTGAAAGAGGTCTTTCTTTTTGGAGTCCAAATTTATTTCAAAAAGGAACAGAGGCTTCTGTATATCTTAACTGGGGAAATGGAGATGTTGTCTGTAGATCAATATCAAGATTTGTCATGAAGGATACAAAAAGTGATAATCTTAAAATAGGATTAGAATTATTCCCCCATGAAAAAGAATGCGCTCGTATTAGGGAGTATGTATTTAGAGCCCAAATAAGTATTTTTAAAGCTTTAAGAGAAGAAAGAGAAATCGAAACTTAA
- a CDS encoding patatin-like phospholipase family protein: protein MKKIGLALGSGGAKGLAHIAFIKALDELGVKPSIISGTSIGAIVGAFYASGISGLEMEDIIKNLRFKDIGKMLDVSLFKGRGLIKGKGVINFFKKYLRFKNFEDLEIPLKVVAADFWNRKEFIFEEGSLIFALRASMSLPVIFEPVKMTNTILIDGGSINPLPYDLIRNDCDILIAIDVSGEKVSSNNNPMPSMFDNIMNTFQIMQCSIVNNKKCYFKPDLYIKPELTNYRMLEFYRYEEILLDAKKYADFFKTELTQLLEKL, encoded by the coding sequence TTGAAAAAAATAGGACTCGCTCTTGGAAGCGGAGGAGCTAAAGGATTAGCTCATATTGCTTTTATCAAAGCATTAGATGAATTAGGTGTAAAACCTTCCATAATATCAGGAACCAGTATAGGCGCCATTGTTGGCGCTTTTTATGCTTCAGGAATATCTGGCTTAGAAATGGAAGATATTATAAAAAATCTTCGGTTTAAAGATATAGGAAAAATGCTTGATGTCTCTCTTTTCAAAGGACGAGGATTGATAAAAGGGAAAGGGGTTATTAATTTTTTTAAGAAATACCTTCGCTTTAAAAATTTTGAAGACCTTGAAATTCCTTTAAAAGTAGTTGCCGCAGATTTTTGGAACAGAAAAGAGTTCATTTTTGAGGAAGGAAGCTTAATTTTTGCTCTACGGGCAAGTATGTCACTTCCTGTTATTTTTGAACCTGTAAAAATGACTAATACAATTTTAATTGATGGAGGCTCTATAAATCCTCTTCCCTATGATTTGATAAGGAACGACTGTGATATTTTAATAGCTATAGACGTTTCTGGAGAAAAAGTTTCTTCTAATAATAATCCTATGCCTTCAATGTTTGATAATATAATGAATACTTTTCAGATAATGCAATGTTCTATAGTTAATAACAAAAAATGTTATTTTAAGCCCGACCTATACATAAAGCCTGAATTAACTAATTATCGAATGCTTGAATTTTATAGATATGAAGAAATACTTTTAGATGCAAAAAAATATGCTGATTTTTTTAAAACTGAGCTTACTCAACTATTAGAAAAATTATAA